The following are encoded together in the Nocardioides sp. Arc9.136 genome:
- a CDS encoding response regulator transcription factor: protein MQGDAWTAVIIEDDPDVRDLIDIVLTQSGFSTVVAPDGPSGVEAVRTHNPLITTLDVNMPGMDGFAVARRLREFSNTYLIMITALADEIDVVQGFEAGADDYLVKPFRPRELRARADSMLRRPRVRADQPVGWAEEVEAGAPAAEPEPPKESWAAAAARDLVQNSPLRLVRTDDPVQPAPPQQPQPIAPPPQPTYEPHHQPPPPAPAPSPAPSYERPAYQQPVHEQPVAEPPVAEPPTYQPTTYQQPVQQQPVYEQPAAPLPPAAPAAPPAPVQQPAYQPPAPTGGTHAAPTAPVPPAGGPSADGSWIRFNGLALNNETRVVTVGGGAVDLTRTEFDLLASLLSTGRRVRSKADLVLTMRGQQYVTSYFVNEADKRSVELHIANLRRKIGDDGAVPRFVETVRGVGYRLAETA from the coding sequence ATGCAGGGGGATGCGTGGACCGCGGTCATCATCGAGGACGACCCGGACGTCCGCGATCTCATCGACATCGTCCTGACCCAGTCCGGATTCTCGACGGTCGTCGCACCCGACGGTCCGTCGGGCGTCGAGGCGGTCCGCACGCACAACCCGCTGATCACCACCCTCGACGTGAACATGCCCGGGATGGACGGCTTCGCCGTGGCCCGGCGGCTGCGCGAGTTCAGCAACACCTACCTGATCATGATCACCGCGCTGGCCGACGAGATCGACGTGGTGCAGGGCTTCGAGGCCGGCGCCGACGACTACCTCGTCAAGCCCTTCCGCCCGCGTGAGCTGCGTGCCCGCGCCGACTCGATGCTGCGCCGCCCCCGGGTGCGTGCGGACCAGCCCGTCGGCTGGGCCGAGGAGGTCGAGGCCGGTGCTCCGGCCGCCGAGCCGGAGCCGCCGAAGGAGTCGTGGGCCGCGGCCGCCGCCCGCGACCTGGTCCAGAACTCGCCGCTCCGGCTCGTCCGCACCGACGACCCCGTGCAGCCGGCACCGCCGCAGCAGCCGCAGCCCATCGCCCCGCCGCCGCAGCCGACCTACGAGCCCCACCACCAGCCGCCGCCCCCGGCGCCGGCGCCCTCCCCGGCCCCGTCCTACGAGCGGCCCGCCTACCAGCAGCCGGTCCACGAGCAGCCGGTCGCCGAGCCGCCGGTCGCGGAGCCGCCGACCTACCAGCCGACGACGTACCAGCAGCCGGTGCAGCAGCAGCCGGTGTACGAGCAGCCCGCCGCGCCGCTCCCCCCGGCCGCGCCCGCCGCTCCGCCCGCGCCGGTGCAGCAACCGGCGTACCAGCCGCCCGCGCCCACCGGCGGGACGCACGCGGCCCCCACGGCGCCGGTGCCTCCTGCGGGCGGCCCGTCCGCCGACGGCTCGTGGATCCGGTTCAACGGCCTCGCGCTCAACAACGAGACGCGGGTCGTGACGGTCGGCGGCGGCGCGGTCGACCTGACCCGCACGGAGTTCGACCTGCTCGCCTCCCTGCTCAGCACCGGGCGCCGGGTGCGGAGCAAGGCCGACCTCGTCCTGACGATGCGCGGCCAGCAGTACGTCACCTCCTACTTCGTCAACGAGGCCGACAAGCGCTCCGTCGAGCTCCACATCGCCAACCTGCGCCGCAAGATCGGCGACGACGGCGCCGTCCCCCGCTTCGTCGAGACCGTCCGGGGCGTCGGCTACCGCCTCGCCGAGACCGCCTGA
- a CDS encoding acyl-CoA carboxylase subunit epsilon: MAADEQSPAIAPEQAQDQAQDQGQEPTRPLLRVVSPHATPEEVAALVAVLSAMGGDEPAPPRPRPEWGAPHRAVRRTLPHGPGGWRSSALPR, from the coding sequence ATGGCCGCCGACGAGCAGTCCCCGGCCATCGCCCCGGAGCAGGCGCAGGACCAGGCGCAGGACCAGGGGCAGGAGCCGACCCGGCCCCTGCTGCGGGTCGTCAGCCCGCACGCCACCCCCGAGGAGGTTGCGGCGCTGGTGGCCGTGCTCTCCGCGATGGGCGGCGACGAGCCGGCGCCCCCGCGGCCGCGGCCCGAGTGGGGCGCGCCGCACCGCGCCGTACGCCGCACGCTGCCGCACGGCCCCGGCGGCTGGCGATCGAGCGCACTTCCTCGCTGA
- a CDS encoding nucleoside triphosphate pyrophosphatase yields the protein MVTFVLASASPARLTTLRNAGLDPLVVVSGVDESQVVGVPPAELALQLAELKCAAVAGRPEVPAGALVLGCDSVLELDGQALGKPADAEEAVERWRSMRGRSGVLRTGHSLRDTASDRVVAATASTTVHFADVGDEEVAAYVATGEPLHVAGAFTVDGLGGAFVTGIEGDHHNVVGVSLPLLRTLVSDLGHSWTDLWTR from the coding sequence GTGGTCACGTTCGTCCTCGCCTCCGCCTCCCCCGCCCGCCTCACGACGCTGCGCAACGCCGGCCTCGACCCGTTGGTGGTCGTCTCCGGGGTCGACGAGTCCCAGGTGGTCGGCGTGCCGCCGGCCGAGCTGGCGCTGCAGCTGGCCGAGCTGAAGTGCGCGGCGGTCGCCGGTCGCCCCGAGGTGCCCGCCGGCGCCCTGGTCCTCGGCTGCGACTCCGTCCTCGAGCTGGACGGCCAGGCGCTGGGCAAGCCGGCCGACGCCGAGGAGGCCGTGGAGCGGTGGCGCTCGATGCGCGGCAGGTCCGGCGTGCTCCGCACCGGTCACTCGCTCCGGGACACCGCCAGCGACCGGGTCGTCGCCGCCACGGCGTCGACCACCGTGCACTTCGCCGACGTCGGCGACGAGGAGGTCGCGGCGTACGTTGCGACGGGCGAGCCGCTGCACGTGGCGGGCGCCTTCACCGTCGACGGCCTCGGCGGCGCGTTCGTGACCGGGATCGAGGGCGACCACCACAACGTGGTCGGCGTCAGCCTTCCCCTGCTCCGGACGCTGGTGAGCGACCTGGGCCACTCGTGGACGGATCTCTGGACTCGCTGA
- a CDS encoding acyl-CoA dehydrogenase family protein, which produces MTSFELSREHEEFRRSVREFAEAEIAPHAARWDREHHFPVEVVQKMGALGLFGLTAPEEYGGAGDDGDFTSLCVAIEEIGRVDQSMGITLQAGVGLGINPILTYGTLEQRERWLPALVAGERLAGFGLTEPGAGSDAGATRTKAELVGDEWVVDGSKQFITNSGSTITSVVTVTARTGTREGGKPEISAIMVPAGTPGFTVEKAYDKLGWHASDTHPLSFADARVPADHLLGERGRGYAQFLATLDDGRVAISALSVGCIQACLDMAVAYAGERQTFGGPIGRKQGVAFQVADLEVMLHASRMLTYRAAAIKDSMAAGGATYREFKQAAAVAKLYSTESAVTATRIATQVFGGYGFMEEYPVARFYRDAKVLEVGEGTSEVQRMLIARGLGLPVE; this is translated from the coding sequence ATGACGTCGTTCGAGCTGTCCCGCGAGCACGAGGAGTTCCGCCGCAGCGTCCGCGAGTTCGCGGAGGCCGAGATCGCGCCGCACGCGGCGCGGTGGGACCGCGAGCACCACTTCCCGGTGGAGGTGGTGCAGAAGATGGGTGCGCTCGGCCTCTTCGGCCTCACCGCGCCGGAGGAGTACGGCGGCGCCGGTGACGACGGCGACTTCACGAGCCTGTGCGTGGCGATCGAGGAGATCGGCCGCGTCGACCAGTCGATGGGGATCACCCTGCAGGCCGGGGTCGGTCTCGGGATCAACCCGATCCTGACCTACGGCACGCTCGAGCAGCGCGAGCGCTGGCTGCCGGCGCTGGTGGCCGGTGAGCGGCTCGCCGGGTTCGGCCTCACCGAGCCCGGTGCCGGCTCCGACGCCGGGGCCACCCGCACGAAGGCCGAGCTGGTCGGTGACGAGTGGGTCGTCGACGGGTCGAAGCAGTTCATCACCAACTCCGGCTCCACGATCACGTCGGTCGTGACGGTCACCGCCCGCACCGGCACGCGGGAGGGCGGCAAGCCGGAGATCTCCGCGATCATGGTCCCCGCCGGGACGCCCGGCTTCACCGTCGAGAAGGCCTACGACAAGCTCGGCTGGCACGCCTCCGACACCCACCCGCTGTCCTTCGCCGACGCCCGGGTGCCCGCCGACCACCTGCTCGGCGAGCGGGGCCGCGGGTACGCCCAGTTCCTCGCCACCCTCGACGACGGCCGGGTCGCGATCTCGGCGCTGTCGGTCGGGTGCATCCAGGCATGCCTGGACATGGCGGTCGCCTACGCGGGGGAGCGGCAGACCTTCGGCGGCCCGATCGGTCGCAAGCAGGGCGTCGCCTTCCAGGTCGCCGACCTCGAGGTGATGCTGCACGCCAGCCGGATGCTGACCTACCGCGCGGCGGCGATCAAGGACTCCATGGCGGCCGGCGGCGCGACGTACCGGGAGTTCAAGCAGGCGGCGGCGGTCGCCAAGCTCTACTCCACCGAGTCCGCGGTGACCGCGACCCGGATCGCGACGCAGGTCTTCGGCGGCTACGGCTTCATGGAGGAGTACCCGGTCGCTCGCTTCTACCGCGACGCGAAGGTGCTCGAGGTCGGTGAGGGCACCTCGGAGGTCCAGCGGATGCTCATCGCGAGGGGGCTCGGACTGCCCGTCGAGTGA
- a CDS encoding HNH endonuclease signature motif containing protein: protein MAKDSRRSAHVVCRAVAKSRKQMRSAAEVHLWSMSDDDVTDTLREAAKLRARVEALELRLAAEADRRHAGERVGATDTAAWWATETHQTRPAAKHRMRLAESLDRHCQTATAFAEGEVSVDHARVITECLDRLPTDLDDPTIPLRAEQHLLAEARHRDPKSLRILAKHVLTVVAPEIGEARDARALEAEERLARETAWLTMSPDGRGSVIGKFKIPELHGAMLKKTLLAFAAPKHQAATQDPAAAATVERRPSPERMGDAFCELLERLPTASVPKLGGLNATVVITMDIGSLLGGLAPGVLDDGATISAATARRLACEAGLVPAVLGTQSELLDLGRTTRLFTGAQRRALNTTQPTCTAEGCDWPAHLCHAHHDQPWSAGGATDLTNARNLCPRHHARIHDPAYETTHLPGGKVAFHHRT from the coding sequence ATGGCCAAGGACTCCCGACGCAGCGCACACGTGGTGTGCCGCGCTGTCGCGAAGTCCCGCAAGCAGATGCGGTCAGCCGCCGAGGTCCACCTGTGGTCGATGTCGGACGACGACGTCACCGACACGCTCCGCGAAGCCGCGAAACTCCGCGCCCGCGTCGAGGCACTGGAGCTCCGGCTAGCCGCCGAGGCCGACCGCCGTCACGCCGGCGAACGGGTCGGTGCCACCGACACCGCCGCCTGGTGGGCGACCGAAACGCATCAGACCCGTCCCGCTGCGAAGCACCGCATGCGGCTGGCCGAGTCCTTGGACCGCCACTGCCAGACGGCAACGGCTTTCGCCGAGGGCGAGGTGTCGGTCGATCACGCTCGCGTCATCACCGAGTGCCTCGACCGGCTGCCCACCGACCTGGACGACCCGACGATCCCGCTCCGCGCGGAGCAGCACCTGCTGGCCGAGGCACGGCACCGTGACCCCAAGTCGTTGCGCATCCTGGCCAAGCACGTGCTCACCGTCGTCGCGCCCGAGATCGGCGAAGCCCGCGACGCCCGCGCCCTGGAGGCCGAGGAGCGGCTCGCCCGCGAGACCGCGTGGCTGACGATGAGCCCCGACGGCCGCGGGTCGGTGATCGGGAAGTTCAAGATCCCCGAGCTCCACGGCGCCATGCTGAAGAAGACCCTCCTCGCCTTCGCCGCGCCGAAGCACCAAGCCGCCACCCAGGACCCCGCTGCCGCCGCGACGGTCGAGCGCCGCCCGTCACCGGAACGGATGGGTGACGCGTTCTGCGAGCTCCTCGAACGCCTCCCCACCGCCTCGGTGCCGAAGCTCGGCGGCCTCAACGCCACCGTCGTCATCACCATGGACATCGGCTCGCTCCTCGGCGGACTCGCACCCGGCGTCCTCGACGACGGCGCCACCATCTCCGCAGCCACCGCACGAAGACTGGCCTGCGAAGCAGGCCTGGTCCCCGCCGTCCTCGGCACCCAGTCCGAGCTGCTCGACCTCGGCCGCACGACGAGGCTCTTCACCGGAGCCCAACGACGGGCCCTCAACACCACCCAGCCGACCTGCACCGCAGAAGGCTGCGACTGGCCCGCCCACCTCTGCCACGCCCACCACGACCAACCCTGGTCCGCCGGCGGAGCCACCGACCTGACGAACGCCCGGAACCTCTGCCCTAGGCACCACGCCCGGATCCATGACCCGGCGTACGAGACCACGCACCTGCCCGGAGGGAAGGTCGCGTTCCACCACCGGACATAG
- a CDS encoding GtrA family protein has translation MSNRRFLGEAGRFVAVGGLATVVALFIFNLLLHGYNTGEHALLPDQPILAYVIANTVGMFVSYRGSRTWAFRDRPPRQADGGLTAFVGINAVTMLFPIACLKISRDVLGLSDPISDNIAANVIGLVLGLVSRFYLFRRFVFRRPIHLTEMYDPAEPVLPAEPDHLGESTDPDGTALPGGPVSESRDPSTSGPGRSPASGAGEG, from the coding sequence ATGTCGAACCGGCGCTTCCTCGGTGAGGCCGGTCGGTTCGTCGCCGTCGGCGGCCTGGCCACCGTCGTGGCGCTGTTCATCTTCAACCTGCTGTTGCACGGCTACAACACCGGCGAGCACGCGCTGCTGCCCGACCAGCCGATCCTGGCGTACGTCATCGCCAACACGGTGGGCATGTTCGTCAGCTACCGCGGGAGCCGGACCTGGGCCTTCCGGGACCGCCCGCCGCGGCAGGCCGACGGCGGCCTGACGGCGTTCGTCGGCATCAACGCGGTCACCATGCTCTTCCCGATCGCGTGCCTGAAGATCAGCCGCGACGTGCTGGGGCTCAGCGACCCGATCTCGGACAACATCGCGGCCAACGTGATCGGGCTGGTGCTCGGCCTGGTCTCGCGGTTCTACCTCTTCCGGCGCTTCGTCTTCCGCCGGCCGATCCACCTCACCGAGATGTACGACCCGGCCGAGCCGGTGCTCCCCGCGGAGCCGGACCACCTCGGTGAGTCGACCGACCCCGACGGCACCGCGCTGCCAGGCGGTCCGGTCAGCGAGTCCAGAGATCCGTCCACGAGTGGCCCAGGTCGCTCACCAGCGTCCGGAGCAGGGGAAGGCTGA
- a CDS encoding glycosyltransferase, with protein sequence MDANDMGSAGDQLTAGLAPGVEDPRYVRMPDPALEAYAQQFLEAVDELPTLRPTVGCVIPAYNEAETIAGVLDSLLQQTRLPDAIHLVVNNTSDDSVEIASHYAGPHTRMTPTGEQTTVVYVHDIGKNPDKKVGALNYGYSLVEHMDYLLGVDGDTTPEPDAIQHLVDEISSDDRIGGISAIYSIDDSAMDGVVTKFLIAGQRAQFSAFNMQNLLKGRNMAVLGGQFSIFSTQALRDVMRDSHQRTPWVSDSEVEDSLLSLQIKSAGYLTKISARARAHVGGMTTLRSLDAQQVKWNFGAIDLMWPGQRGDTKGQPFHPNLRLRWFEHLSMVINMTTRLMFLALLIGSLMIDAFVFQAWWLIPPLAAVWLNFRVAHSMQFANRRDYLFVLLVFPAELYMFIRMGHFVRAWLKFFSRQQTDNWAAQAKAERGKGIAWTYPFVALGVFFVATWAAWTQVPVETTSDLLAFGWPILGVITVLQTVWMFIKSCRRYRGFKA encoded by the coding sequence GTGGACGCGAACGACATGGGGTCGGCGGGTGACCAGCTGACGGCGGGCCTCGCCCCGGGCGTCGAGGACCCGCGCTACGTGCGGATGCCCGACCCGGCACTCGAGGCCTACGCCCAGCAGTTCCTCGAGGCGGTCGACGAGCTGCCGACGCTGCGCCCGACCGTCGGCTGCGTCATCCCGGCGTACAACGAGGCCGAGACCATCGCCGGCGTCCTGGACTCGCTGCTGCAGCAGACCCGGCTGCCCGACGCCATCCACCTCGTCGTCAACAACACCAGCGACGACTCGGTCGAGATCGCCAGCCACTACGCCGGCCCGCACACGCGGATGACGCCGACCGGCGAGCAGACCACGGTCGTCTACGTCCACGACATCGGCAAGAACCCCGACAAGAAGGTCGGCGCCCTCAACTACGGCTACTCCCTCGTCGAGCACATGGACTACCTGCTCGGCGTCGACGGCGACACCACGCCGGAGCCGGACGCGATCCAGCACCTCGTGGACGAGATCTCCAGCGACGACCGCATCGGCGGCATCTCGGCGATCTACTCCATCGACGACTCCGCGATGGACGGGGTCGTCACCAAGTTCCTGATCGCCGGGCAGCGCGCGCAGTTCTCGGCGTTCAACATGCAGAACCTGCTCAAGGGCCGCAACATGGCGGTCCTCGGCGGCCAGTTCTCGATCTTCTCCACCCAGGCGCTGCGCGACGTCATGCGCGACAGCCACCAGCGCACGCCGTGGGTCAGCGACTCCGAGGTCGAGGACTCCCTGCTCTCGCTGCAGATCAAGTCCGCCGGCTACCTCACCAAGATCTCCGCCCGTGCCCGCGCGCACGTCGGCGGCATGACCACGCTGCGCTCGCTCGACGCCCAGCAGGTCAAGTGGAACTTCGGCGCGATCGACCTGATGTGGCCCGGCCAGCGCGGCGACACCAAGGGCCAGCCGTTCCACCCCAACCTGCGGCTGCGGTGGTTCGAGCACCTCTCGATGGTCATCAACATGACCACGCGCCTGATGTTCCTGGCGCTCCTCATCGGCTCGCTGATGATCGACGCGTTCGTCTTCCAGGCCTGGTGGCTGATCCCGCCGCTGGCCGCGGTGTGGCTGAACTTCCGGGTGGCGCACTCGATGCAGTTCGCCAACCGGCGCGACTACCTCTTCGTGCTGCTCGTCTTCCCCGCCGAGCTCTACATGTTCATCCGGATGGGCCACTTCGTGCGCGCCTGGCTGAAGTTCTTCAGCCGCCAGCAGACCGACAACTGGGCCGCCCAGGCGAAGGCCGAGCGCGGCAAGGGCATCGCCTGGACCTACCCGTTCGTCGCCCTCGGCGTCTTCTTCGTCGCCACCTGGGCGGCCTGGACGCAGGTGCCCGTGGAGACCACGTCGGACCTGCTGGCGTTCGGCTGGCCGATCCTCGGCGTCATCACCGTGCTGCAGACCGTCTGGATGTTCATCAAGTCCTGCCGGCGCTACCGCGGGTTCAAGGCATGA
- a CDS encoding acyl-CoA carboxylase subunit beta, protein MSAESTERPGQGTDVPADIDLHTTAGKLADLDRRLDEAVHAGSAKAVEKQHAKGRKTARERIEMLFDEGSFVELDELARHRSTAFGLEKNRPYGDGVITGYGTIDGRQACVFSQDFTVFGGSLGEVYGEKITKVMDLAMKTGCPIIGINEGAGARIQEGVVSLGLYGEIFRRNVHASGVIPQISMIMGNCAGGHVYSPAVTDFTVMVDQTSAMFITGPDVIKTVTGEDVSMEDLGGARTHNTKSGNAHYMASDEEDAIEYVKALLSFLPQNNLDEPPAYDEVADLDVTDSDRSLDTIIPDSPNQPYDMHDVIKAVVDDEDFVEVMELFAPNLIIGYGRVEGRPVGVVANQPMQFAGTLDIDASEKAARFVRTCDAFNIPVLTFVDVPGFLPGTDQEWNGIIRRGAKLIYAYAEATVPLVTVITRKAYGGAYDVMGSKHLGADINVAWPTAQIAVMGAQGAANIVHRKTLAQVEAEGGDVEARRAELIDEYETTLANPYIAAERGYVDAVIQPHETRAEVVRALRLLRSKRETLPPKKHGNIPL, encoded by the coding sequence GTGAGCGCAGAGAGCACCGAACGTCCCGGGCAGGGGACCGACGTCCCCGCGGACATCGACCTGCACACCACGGCCGGGAAGCTGGCCGACCTCGACCGGCGGCTCGACGAGGCTGTGCACGCCGGCTCGGCCAAGGCCGTCGAGAAGCAGCACGCCAAGGGTCGCAAGACCGCCCGCGAGCGCATCGAGATGCTCTTCGACGAGGGTTCCTTCGTCGAGCTCGACGAGCTGGCCCGGCACCGCAGCACCGCCTTCGGCCTGGAGAAGAACCGCCCCTACGGCGACGGCGTCATCACCGGCTACGGGACCATCGACGGTCGCCAGGCGTGCGTGTTCTCCCAGGACTTCACGGTCTTCGGCGGCTCGCTCGGCGAGGTGTACGGCGAGAAGATCACCAAGGTGATGGACCTCGCCATGAAGACCGGCTGCCCGATCATCGGCATCAACGAGGGCGCCGGCGCCCGCATCCAGGAGGGCGTCGTCTCGCTCGGCCTGTACGGCGAGATCTTCCGACGCAACGTGCACGCCTCGGGCGTCATCCCCCAGATCTCGATGATCATGGGCAACTGCGCCGGTGGCCACGTCTACTCCCCCGCGGTCACCGACTTCACCGTCATGGTCGACCAGACCTCGGCGATGTTCATCACCGGTCCCGACGTCATCAAGACCGTCACCGGCGAGGACGTCTCGATGGAGGACCTCGGCGGCGCCCGGACGCACAACACCAAGTCCGGCAACGCCCACTACATGGCCTCCGACGAGGAGGACGCGATCGAGTACGTCAAGGCGCTGCTCTCGTTCCTCCCGCAGAACAACCTCGACGAGCCGCCGGCCTACGACGAGGTCGCTGACCTCGACGTCACCGACTCCGATCGCTCGCTCGACACGATCATCCCGGACTCCCCGAACCAGCCCTACGACATGCACGACGTCATCAAGGCGGTCGTGGACGACGAGGACTTCGTCGAGGTCATGGAGCTGTTCGCGCCGAACCTGATCATCGGCTACGGCCGCGTCGAGGGCCGCCCCGTCGGCGTCGTCGCCAACCAGCCGATGCAGTTCGCCGGCACCCTCGACATCGACGCCTCCGAGAAGGCCGCGCGCTTCGTGCGCACCTGCGACGCCTTCAACATCCCCGTCCTCACCTTCGTCGACGTGCCCGGCTTCCTGCCCGGCACCGACCAGGAGTGGAACGGCATCATCCGCCGCGGCGCCAAGCTCATCTACGCCTACGCCGAGGCCACCGTCCCGCTGGTCACCGTCATCACCCGCAAGGCCTACGGCGGCGCCTACGACGTCATGGGGTCCAAGCACCTCGGCGCCGACATCAACGTCGCCTGGCCGACCGCCCAGATCGCGGTCATGGGCGCCCAGGGCGCGGCGAACATCGTGCACCGCAAGACGCTCGCCCAGGTCGAGGCCGAGGGCGGCGACGTCGAGGCTCGGCGCGCCGAGCTGATCGACGAGTACGAGACCACGCTGGCCAACCCCTACATCGCCGCCGAGCGGGGGTACGTCGACGCGGTCATCCAGCCGCACGAGACCCGGGCCGAGGTCGTCCGTGCGCTGCGGCTCCTGCGCTCCAAGCGGGAGACGCTGCCGCCGAAGAAGCACGGGAACATCCCGCTCTGA
- a CDS encoding glycoside hydrolase family 6 protein, giving the protein MPLDPPGRTDEPSRSGLPRVLLVAAVAVVALAVGGVLVARAQHLGPFELGPQETNPFAERPQYADPDSRTAQAARQAEADGRAEEAAAFAELVEVPQGIWLTPEERPPGDVGGYVQSVVTAADEAGRVPLLVVYGIPDRDCTGGYSSGGLDAETYVPWVQEIATAAAGYDAAVVLEPDALASAVDCDRRAERVDLLARAVDVLVEAGVTTYIDGGHSGWVAPRQVAALLREVGVADVRGFATNVSNYQTDPAEVAYAEKVSELVGGAHYVVDSGRNGVGSGDEWCNPPGQSLGQRPGYVDDGTGLDAFLWIKPPGESDGECNGGPPAGEFWPQRAAELLAAR; this is encoded by the coding sequence GTGCCCCTCGACCCTCCCGGCCGCACGGACGAGCCCTCCCGTTCCGGTCTGCCCCGGGTGCTCCTGGTGGCCGCCGTCGCCGTCGTGGCGCTCGCCGTCGGCGGTGTCCTGGTGGCCCGCGCCCAGCACCTGGGGCCGTTCGAGCTCGGGCCGCAGGAGACCAACCCGTTCGCCGAGCGGCCGCAGTACGCCGACCCCGACTCCCGCACCGCGCAGGCGGCCCGGCAGGCCGAGGCCGACGGCCGTGCCGAGGAGGCCGCGGCGTTCGCCGAGCTCGTCGAGGTGCCGCAGGGCATCTGGCTGACGCCGGAGGAGCGCCCGCCCGGCGACGTCGGGGGCTACGTCCAGTCGGTCGTGACCGCCGCGGACGAGGCGGGTCGCGTGCCGCTGCTGGTGGTGTACGGCATCCCCGACCGCGACTGCACGGGCGGCTACTCCAGCGGCGGGCTCGACGCCGAGACCTACGTGCCGTGGGTCCAGGAGATCGCGACCGCCGCCGCCGGGTACGACGCCGCGGTGGTGCTCGAGCCGGACGCGCTGGCCTCCGCGGTCGACTGCGACCGCCGCGCGGAGCGGGTGGACCTGCTGGCGCGGGCCGTCGACGTCCTCGTCGAGGCCGGCGTGACGACGTACATCGACGGCGGCCACTCCGGCTGGGTCGCCCCCCGCCAGGTCGCCGCGCTGCTGCGCGAGGTGGGCGTCGCGGACGTGCGGGGCTTCGCGACCAACGTGTCGAACTACCAGACCGACCCCGCCGAGGTGGCGTACGCCGAGAAGGTCAGCGAGCTGGTCGGCGGCGCTCACTACGTCGTTGACAGCGGACGCAACGGCGTCGGCTCGGGCGACGAGTGGTGCAACCCGCCCGGGCAGTCGCTCGGCCAGCGGCCCGGGTACGTCGACGACGGCACCGGGCTGGACGCGTTCTTGTGGATCAAGCCGCCGGGGGAGAGCGACGGGGAGTGCAACGGCGGCCCGCCGGCGGGCGAGTTCTGGCCCCAGCGCGCCGCCGAGCTGCTCGCCGCACGCTGA
- a CDS encoding glucose-1-phosphate adenylyltransferase family protein, translated as MAADRVLAIVQAGGAGGRMDVLTRERAKPALPFVGVYQLLDFPLSNLAHSGVTDVWLSVQFQGGTLEEQVANGRPWDLDRNTGGLRLLMPQEGTGSLDEDGFAKGNADELFRIRDQVQAFDPDVLLVMSADHVYRFDYRDAIATHREHGAECTVVTSEVPIEQASNHATVEHDEDGRVTAFDYKPEEPTTGTVATEIFVYDPAVLVEELGRLHQELSGDSPAGDTGLEDFGDHLLPRLVERGKVVAHPMPGYWRDLGQPHLYLKAHEEFLTEDQDVVGVRGWDILTRQPQRQPARVLASATVADSMVSPGCRVAGEVVRSVLGPGVVVEEGAVVADSVVFRDSVVRRGAQVHCSIVDSGCEIAAGARVGDPDAPATEDPDAVTIVGRHSVVGEGVVLAAGSRLEPGTTA; from the coding sequence ATGGCTGCTGACCGGGTGCTCGCGATCGTCCAGGCCGGAGGCGCCGGCGGGCGCATGGACGTGCTGACCCGGGAACGGGCCAAGCCGGCGCTGCCGTTCGTCGGGGTCTACCAGCTGCTCGACTTCCCGCTGTCCAACCTCGCGCACTCCGGCGTGACCGACGTGTGGCTCTCGGTGCAGTTCCAGGGCGGGACGCTCGAGGAGCAGGTCGCCAACGGCCGGCCCTGGGACCTGGACCGCAACACCGGCGGCCTGCGCCTGCTGATGCCCCAGGAGGGGACCGGGAGCCTGGACGAGGACGGCTTCGCCAAGGGGAACGCCGACGAGCTGTTCCGCATCCGCGACCAGGTGCAGGCCTTCGACCCCGACGTGCTGCTGGTGATGAGCGCCGACCACGTCTACCGCTTCGACTACCGCGACGCGATCGCCACGCACCGCGAGCACGGCGCCGAGTGCACCGTCGTCACCTCCGAGGTGCCGATCGAGCAGGCCTCCAACCACGCCACCGTCGAGCACGACGAGGACGGCCGGGTCACGGCGTTCGACTACAAGCCCGAGGAGCCCACGACGGGGACGGTCGCGACGGAGATCTTCGTCTACGACCCGGCGGTGCTGGTCGAGGAGCTCGGCCGGCTGCACCAGGAGCTGAGCGGCGACAGCCCCGCGGGCGACACCGGCCTCGAGGACTTCGGCGACCACCTGCTGCCCCGGCTCGTCGAGCGGGGCAAGGTCGTCGCCCACCCGATGCCCGGCTACTGGCGCGACCTCGGCCAGCCCCACCTCTACCTCAAGGCGCACGAGGAGTTCCTCACCGAGGACCAGGACGTCGTCGGCGTGCGCGGCTGGGACATCCTGACCCGCCAGCCCCAGCGTCAGCCCGCCCGCGTGCTGGCCTCGGCCACGGTCGCCGACAGCATGGTGAGCCCCGGCTGCCGGGTCGCCGGCGAGGTGGTGCGGAGCGTGCTCGGCCCCGGTGTGGTGGTCGAGGAGGGCGCGGTCGTCGCGGACAGCGTGGTGTTCAGGGACAGCGTCGTACGACGCGGCGCGCAGGTGCACTGCTCGATCGTCGACAGCGGCTGCGAGATCGCCGCCGGCGCCCGCGTCGGCGACCCGGACGCACCGGCCACCGAGGACCCCGACGCGGTGACGATCGTCGGGCGGCACAGTGTCGTCGGCGAGGGCGTCGTCCTGGCGGCCGGCAGCCGGCTCGAGCCGGGCACCACCGCCTGA